One segment of Brassica napus cultivar Da-Ae chromosome C3, Da-Ae, whole genome shotgun sequence DNA contains the following:
- the LOC106382983 gene encoding cellulose synthase A catalytic subunit 3 [UDP-forming] produces the protein MESEGETAGKPMTSVGGQICQICSDNVGKTVDGDRFVACDVCGFPVCRPCYDFERKDGNQSCPQCKTTYKRHKGSPAIPGDKDEDEATVELSYPQKEKISERMLGWHLTRGKGEEMGQPEYDKEVSHNHLPRLTSRQETSGEFSAASPERLSVSSTIGGGKRLPYSSDINQSPHRRISDPVGLGNVAWKERVDGWKMKQEKNNGGPVSTQAASERGGGDIDASTDILADEALLNDEARQPLSRKVSIPSSRINPYRMVIMLRLVILCLFLHYRITNPVPNAFTLWLISVICEIWFAFSWILDQFPKWFPVNRETYLDRLALRYDREGEPSQLAAVDIFVSTVDPLKEPPLVTANTVLSILAVDYPVDKVSCYVSDDGAAMLSFEALAETSEFARKWVPFCKKYSIEPRAPEWYFAAKIDYLKDKVQTSFVKDRRAMKREYEEFKIRINALVSKALKCPEEGWVMQDGTPWPGNNTRDHPGMIQVFLGQNGGLDAEGNELPRLVYVSREKRPGFQHHKKAGAMNALVRVSAVLTNGPFILNLDCDHYINNSKALREAMCFLMDPNLGKQVCYVQFPQRFDGIDKNDRYANRNTVFFDINLRGLDGIQGPVYVGTGCVFNRTALYGYEPPIKVKHKKPSLLSKLCGGSRKKNSKSKKDSDKKKSGRHTDSTVPVFNLDDIEEGVEGAGFDDEKALLMSQMSLEKRFGQSAVFVASTLMENGGVPPTETPENLLKEAIHVISCGYEDKSDWGMEIGWIYGSVTEDILTGFKMHARGWRSVYCMPKLPAFKGSAPINLSDRLNQVLRWALGSVEILFSRHCPIWYGYSGRLKFLERFAYVNTTIYPLTSVPLLLYCTLPAVCLFTNQFIIPQISNIASIWFLSLFLSIFATGILEMRWSGVGIDEWWRNEQFWVIGGVSAHLFAVFQGLLKVLAGIDTNFTVTSKASDEDGDFAELYLFKWTTLLIPPTTLLIVNLVGVVAGFSYAINSGYQSWGPLFGKLFFAFWVIVHLYPFLKGLMGRQNRTPTIVVVWSVLLASIFSLLWVRIDPFTKRVTGPDILECGINC, from the exons ATGGAATCCGAAGGAGAAACCGCG GGGAAGCCGATGACGAGCGTCGGTGGCCAGATATGCCAGATCTGTAGTGACAATGTAGGCAAGACTGTTGATGGAGACCGGTTCGTGGCGTGTGATGTTTGTGGATTCCCGGTTTGCAGGCCTTGCTATGACTTCGAGAGGAAGGATGGGAATCAATCTTGTCCTCAGTGTAAAACCACTTACAAGAGGCACAAGG GTAGTCCTGCTATTCCTGGTgataaagatgaggatgaaGCCACCGTTGAGTTAAGCTACCCGCAGAAGGAGAAAATTTCGGAGCGGATGCTTGGGTGGCATCTTACACGTGGCAAAGGAGAGGAGATGGGGCAGCCTGAGTATGACAAAGAGGTCTCTCACAATCATCTCCCTCGTCTCACTAGTAGACAAGAG acaTCAGGAGAGTTTTCTGCTGCCTCGCCTGAACGCCTCTCTGTTTCTTCTACCATAGGTGGTGGAAAGCGTCTTCCCTATTCATCTGATATCAATCAATCAC CACATAGAAGGATTTCGGATCCTGTTGGACTAGGGAATGTAGCTTGGAAGGAGAGAGTTGATGGCTGGAAAATGAAGCAGGAGAAGAATAATGGTGGTCCTGTGAGCACACAGGCTGCTTCTGAAAGAGGTGGAGGAGATATTGATGCCAGCACAGATATCCTCGCAGATGAGGCTTTGCT GAATGACGAAGCGAGACAGCCTCTGTCGAGGAAAGTTTCGATTCCTTCATCAAGGATCAATCCTTACAGAATGGTTATTATGTTGCGTCTTGTCATTCTATGTCTCTTCTTGCACTACCGTATAACAAATCCAGTGCCAAATGCCTTTACTCTGTGGCTGATCTCTGTGATATGTGAGATCTGGTTTGCCTTTTCCTGGATTTTGGATCAGTTTCCCAAATGGTTTCCTGTCAACCGTGAAACCTACCTCGACAGGCTTGCTTTAAG ATATGATCGTGAAGGTGAACCTTCTCAGTTAGCGGCTGTGGACATTTTCGTGAGTACTGTTGACCCCTTGAAGGAGCCACCGCTTGTGACAGCCAACACAGTGCTCTCTATTTTGGCTGTTGACTACCCGGTTGATAAGGTGTCCTGTTATGTTTCTGATGATGGTGCTGCTATGTTATCATTTGAAGCACTTGCAGAAACATCAGAGTTTGCTCGTAAATGGGTACCATTCTGCAAGAAATATAGCATCGAGCCTCGCGCACCAGAATGGTATTTTGCTGCGAAAATAGATTACTTGAAGGATAAAGTTCAGACATCATTTGTCAAAGATCGTAGAGCTATGAAG AGGGAATATGAGGAATTTAAGATCCGAATCAATGCACTTGTTTCTAAGGCCCTGAAATGTCCTGAAGAAGGGTGGGTTATGCAAGATGGTACACCATGGCCTGGAAATAATACAAGAGACCATCCAGGAATGATCCAG GTTTTCTTAGGGCAAAACGGTGGGCTTGATGCAGAGGGCAATGAGCTTCCGCGTTTGGTGTATGTTTCTCGAGAAAAGCGACCAGGATTCCAGCACCACAAAAAGGCTGGTGCTATGAATGCACTT GTTAGAGTTTCGGCAGTCCTTACAAATGGACCTTTCATCTTGAATCTTGATTGTGATCATTACATCAATAACAGCAAGGCCTTGAGAGAAGCAATGTGCTTCCTGATGGATCCAAACCTAGGGAAGCAAGTGTGTTATGTTCAGTTCCCTCAAAGATTCGATGGTATCGATAAGAACGATAGATATGCTAATCGTAATACCGTTTTCTTTGAT ATCAACTTGAGAGGTTTAGATGGGATTCAAGGACCTGTATATGTGGGAACTGGGTGCGTTTTCAACAGAACAGCCTTATATGGTTATGAACCCCCAATTAAAGTAAAACACAAGAAGCCAAGTCTTTTATCTAAGCTGTGTGGTGGATCAAGAAAGAAGAATTCCAAATCTAAGAAAGACTCGGACAAAAAGAAATCAGGCAGGCATACTGACTCGACTGTTCCTGTATTCAACCTCGATGACATAGAAGAGGGAGTTGAAG GTGCTGGTTTTGACGATGAAAAGGCGCTCTTGATGTCACAAATGAGCCTGGAGAAGCGATTTGGACAGTCTGCTGTTTTTGTTGCTTCTACCCTAATGGAAAATGGAGGCGTTCCTCCTACAGAAACTCCTGAAAACCTTCTCAAAGAGGCTATCCATGTCATTAGTTGTGGTTACGAGGATAAGTCTGACTGGGGAATGGAG ATCGGATGGATCTATGGTTCTGTGACAGAAGATATTCTGACTGGGTTCAAAATGCATGCCCGTGGATGGCGATCCGTTTACTGTATGCCAAAGCTTCCGGCTTTCAAGGGGTCTGCTCCTATCAATCTTTCAGATCGTCTGAACCAAGTGCTGAGGTGGGCTCTAGGTTCAGTTGAGATTCTCTTCAGTCGGCATTGTCCTATATGGTATGGTTACAGTGGGAGGCTGAAATTTCTGGAGAGGTTTGCGTATGTGAACACCACCATCTACCCACTCACCTCCGTCCCTCTTCTCTTGTATTGTACATTGCCCGCCGTTTGTCTCTTCACCAACCAGTTCATCATTCCTCAG ATTAGTAACATTGCAAGTATATggtttctgtctctctttctgTCTATTTTCGCCACGGGTATACTCGAAATGAGGTGGAGTGGCGTAGGCATAGACGAATGGTGGAGAAACGAGCAGTTCTGGGTCATTGGAGGAGTATCCGCTCACTTATTCGCCGTGTTTCAAGGTCTCCTCAAAGTCCTAGCCGGTATCGACACAAACTTCACAGTCACGTCAAAAGCTTCGGACGAAGACGGAGACTTTGCTGAGCTCTACTTGTTCAAATGGACAACGCTTCTGATTCCGCCGACCACTCTGCTCATTGTCAACCTCGTGGGTGTTGTTGCGGGATTCTCGTATGCCATCAACAGTGGATACCAATCCTGGGGACCGCTCTTTGGTAAGCTGTTCTTCGCCTTTTGGGTGATTGTTCACTTGTACCCTTTCCTCAAGGGTTTGATGGGGAGACAGAACAGGACTCCTACTATTGTTGTGGTCTGGTCTGTTCTCTTGGCTtccatcttctccttgttgTGGGTTAGGATCGATCCTTTCACTAAAAGAGTCACTGGCCCGGACATCCTGGAATGTGGAATCAACTGTTGA
- the LOC106385172 gene encoding cytochrome P450 708A2 gives MHYSRHNNMSLLWVTGLCVTALVVVRISSWWYRWSNPKSNGKLPPGSMGFPIIGETFDFFKPHGFYEISPFLKKKMLRYGPLFRTSILGVNTVISTDMDVNLDILGHENEYFYLSYPDGLVKPLGKESMFLKTGNIHKHIKKICMRLLGSENLKRKIIKDMDHVSCEHLSLKVGQGRFDLRDLASSLITELLTPKVISGLKPETQSMLMESFKAFSFDWFRTSYILSAGRGLYNTLWACRQGMKLIKDVYTRRITSREKYNDFLETALEELEKEGSSVNEDVVVSLIFTLSGITQDTTSKAICMVVKFISENPKVLVELKREHAAILANREHKEGGVTWEEFRHKMTFTNMVIHESLRMTNLAPIMFRKVVKDVEIKGYTIPAGWIVMVIPSVVHFDPEIYDNPFEFNPWRWEGKELRSGSKTFMVFGAGARQCAGSEYARLQISLFIHHLVTTYDFSLSKDCEVIRVPGALFPNGISMNISKRSK, from the exons ATGCATTATTCAAGGCACAACAACATGAGCTTGCTTTGGGTCACAGGATTGTGTGTTACAGCCCTAGTGGTTGTGAGGATTAGCAGTTGGTGGTACCGATGGTCAAACCCCAAGTCTAATGGCAAGTTACCTCCGGGATCAATGGGCTTCCCCATAATCGGAGAgacgtttgatttttttaagcCGCATGGATTCTACGAGATCTCCCCGTTTCTCAAGAAGAAGATGTTAAG GTATGGACCTTTGTTTCGGACTAGCATTCTTGGTGTAAACACTGTGATTTCTACAGATATGGATGTGAACTTGGATATTTTAGGACACGAGAACgagtatttttatttaagttatcCAGATGGTTTAGTGAAGCCATTGGGAAAAGAAAGCATGTTCTTGAAGACGGGAAACATCCACAAGCACATCAAAAAAATCTGTATGCGTCTTTTGGGCTCCGAGAATTTGAAGCGGAAGATAATAAAAGATATGGATCACGTGTCATGCGAGCATCTTAGTTTGAAAGTTGGCCAAGGAAGATTCGACCTCAGGGACCTAGCTTCAAGt ttgatAACAGAACTCTTGACACCAAAAGTGATAAGTGGTCTCAAACCAGAGACTCAATCAATGCTTATGGAAAGCTTCAAAGCCTTCAGTTTTGATTGGTTTCGGACATCCTACATTCTCTCTGCGGGGAGGGGTCTCTACAACACCCTTTGG GCATGCAGACAGGGGATGAAGTTGATAAAGGATGTTTACACGAGGAGAATAACGTCAAGAGAGAAGTACAATGACTTCCTTGAGACAGCATTAGAAGAGTTAGAGAAAGAAGGAAGCTCAGTGAACGAAGATGTGGTTGTAAGCCTCATCTTCACTCTTTCCGGTATCACTCAAGATACCACCTCTAAGGCCATTTGCATGGTTGTGAAATTCATATCGGAAAACCCAAAAGTTCTTGTAGAGTTGAAG AGAGAGCATGCGGCAATCCTTGCGAACAGAGAACATAAAGAAGGCGGAGTTACTTGGGAAGAATTCAGACACAAGATGACTTTCACCAACATG GTTATACATGAGTCGCTTCGAATGACAAATTTGGCCCCTATAATGTTTAGAAAAGTGGTGAAAGATGTGGAAATAAAAG GATATACGATTCCAGCAGGTTGGATAGTGATGGTTATACCTTCGGTGGTTCATTTTGATCCTGAAATCTATGATAATCCATTTGAGTTTAATCCGTGGAGATGGGAG GGGAAGGAGTTGCGGTCTGGGTCTAAAACGTTCATGGTGTTTGGAGCAGGAGCCAGACAGTGCGCTGGTTCAGAGTATGCAAGGCTTCAGATTTCACTGTTCATTCATCATCTTGTCACCACTTACGATTTCTCCTTATCCAAAGACTGCGAGGTGATTCGGGTACCAGGTGCTCTCTTCCCCAATGGCATCTCTATGAACATCTCCAAGCGTTCCAAGTGA
- the LOC106382982 gene encoding protein NETWORKED 4B-like, with translation MDSPTETRLEISDDTREWSENSLEQVSSGLDQGASSPVTPESDRLHAALSFGNGSSDVSPNHESESSYSEFDSEAEAFYSSLNHQLVSPGTMDGLELGEKPMSYSELVKKLGQYEEELRTKSLKLQESEQEIEKLKSEKRESAENLRAELEAARREIEAKDKDIENEKKRALEMQGQVVGLESQLSDLRFNVGNVVDELHLSKECLAAADAEISKFSTEKTNLESDVSGLLEKQTFLEDQIKRSDAEKMEMKSNEVKLEAEINALKTGLASRDERIEALNKDFDKHKLRYDMLMAERDGVCAEVDNLKAEMRTRDIQIKQMEEQLNQLVSESGNAKNTVEELREMVKELEKQAELQSNAISEGEQEKREAIRQLCYSLDHYKSGYRQLVRFLSGNKKQQQATTVV, from the exons ATGGATTCTCCAACAGAAACTAGGCTTGAGATCTCTGATGACACACGCGAGTGGTCAGAGAATTCGCTTGAACAAGTCTCATCAG GGTTAGACCAAGGTGCCTCTTCCCCTGTAACTCCAGAGTCTGACAGATTACATGCAGCTCTCAGCTTTGGCAATGGCAGTTCGGATGTTTCTCCAAATCATGAGTCTGAGTCTTCTTACTCCGAGTTTGACTCGGAAGCTGAGGCCTTTTACTCATCTCTTAACCACCAACTGGTCTCACCAGGGACAATGGATGGTCTTGAGTTAGGTGAGAAGCCAATGAGCTACAGCGAACTGGTGAAGAAGCTTGGTCAATACGAGGAAGAGCTCAGGACTAAAAGCCTAAAGCTCCAAGAATCTGAACAAGAGATTGAAAAGCTGAAGAGTGAGAAGAGAGAGTCTGCTGAGAATCTCCGCGCTGAGCTTGAAGCTGCAAGGAGGGAGATAGAGGCAAAGGACAAAGACATTGAGAATGAGAAAAAGCGAGCCCTGGAGATGCAAGGACAGGTGGTTGGTTTGGAATCTCAGCTCTCAGACTTGCGTTTCAATGTAGGGAATGTAGTGGATGAGCTTCATCTGAGCAAAGAGTGTTTAGCTGCAGCAGATGCTGAGATCTCAAAGTTCTCTACTGAGAAAACAAACCTGGAGAGTGATGTTTCTGGTTTGTTAGAGAAGCAAACCTTCTTGGAAGATCAGATTAAGCGTTCTGACGCAGAGAAAATGGAGATGAAGAGCAACGAGGTGAAGCTGGAAGCTGAGATCAATGCATTGAAGACAGGCTTAGCATCAAGAGATGAGCGTATTGAAGCGTTGAACAAGGACTTCGACAAGCATAAGCTGAGGTACGACATGTTGATGGCAGAGAGAGATGGAGTTTGCGCTGAAGTAGACAATCTAAAAGCAGAGATGAGGACAAGAGACATCCAAATCAAGCAAATGGAGGAGCAACTTAACCAGCTTGTGTCTGAATCAGGAAATGCCAAGAACACTGTGGAAGAACTGAGGGAGATGGTTAAAGAACTGGAGAAGCAAGCAGAGTTGCAGAGTAATGCGATATCAGAAGGAGAGCAAGAGAAACGAGAGGCGATTAGACAGCTTTGTTACTCTCTGGATCATTACAAAAGCGGATACAGACAGCTTGTGCGGTTTCTCTCGGGCAACAAAAAGCAACAACAGGCAACAACTGTCGTGTGA
- the LOC106382980 gene encoding protein ENHANCED DISEASE RESISTANCE 4-like: protein MASRLGQRVRLVKCPKCLKILQEDEDVPVYQCGGCSAILQAKRRSTAPKTAPSAGEAERAQASEPSNTAPSAEETKGAQASELPSTPPSAGEAEKDQASEHPNAAPSAGEAERDQASEPPNAAPSAGEAERDQASEPPNTATSAGEAERSQASESPNATPSAGEAEGGQASEHLNTATSGGEAEGVQASESPNTAPSAGEGEWGQASEPPSDPETNNVSSSSGQDTVLASPSGQEDEKDQDGSMESTEKQLGGLELSEREERNEIQLRELSLGDSDKNEGEDNSSRLKSDMRSVAGTSSGSLNDDPVMEARRTSDSSSDAFQKLEAEISPDASPIEEEQQDQEDHVFHPHRDSTDDLPANKTSSAYDGSKSSSDEREDQDENQQWNALQNIRYPQNFKEQGGSSSSTFSDKRPSGTTTHKERHQYKSLQLEGPGGRLGRQGRRHVSEQLRPDVPLYPREPYTRLSPSSYPSHDVFDLYSRAHSLQMPPPYEGVDHMYHNNNTRARERGQGSRFSGEMTNHPGWYSSQMYSSYSSYSASPQRIMEQQPEYYPRWSHEIVSDAEDHQRTRHEARLRRQQPVAKRHIRPTAGGAPFVSCYRCSANLQLPVDFLIFKRKYHLLRCGTCNTVLRFSLQSRTHLVPAVTHDTNANRTSNPENPSSSAAQGEEEEEEIPVARGSPLHRLMGYSTVSQVFKASQRPPSV, encoded by the exons ATGGCTAGCAGGTTGGGTCAGAGAGTTCGGTTGGTGAAATGCCCCAAGTGCTTAAAGATTCTACAGGAAGACGAAGATGTTCCTGTTTATCAATGTGGTGGTTGCTCAGCCATTCTTCaag CCAAAAGACGGAGCACTGCTCCAAAAACTGCACCAAGTGCAGGAGAAGCAGAGAGGGCTCAAGCAAGTGAGCCTTCAAACACTGCACCAAGTGCAGAAGAAACAAAAGGGGCTCAAGCTAGTGAGCTTCCAAGCACTCCACCAAGTGCAGGAGAAGCAGAGAAGGATCAAGCCAGTGAGCATCCAAACGCTGCACCAAGTGCAGGAGAAGCAGAGAGGGATCAAGCCAGTGAGCCTCCAAACGCTGCACCGAGTGCAGGAGAAGCAGAGAGGGATCAAGCCAGTGAGCCTCCAAACACTGCAACAAGTGCAGGGGAAGCAGAGAGGTCTCAAGCCAGTGAGTCTCCAAACGCTACACCAAGTGCAGGAGAAGCAGAGGGGGGTCAAGCCAGTGAGCATCTAAACACTGCAACAAGTGGAGGAGAAGCAGAAGGGGTTCAAGCCAGTGAGTCTCCAAACACTGCACCAAGTGCAGGAGAAGGAGAGTGGGGTCAAGCCAGTGAGCCGCCAAGCGATCCTGAAACCAACAATGTGTCCAGCAGCTCAGGGCAGGACACGGTTCTTGCTTCACCCTCGGGCCAAGAAGATGAGAAGGATCAGGATGGATCCATGGAGTCCACTGAGAAGCAGCTTGGTGGGCTAGAGTTATCTGAAAGAGAGGAGAGGAACGAAATCCAACTGCGCGAACTCTCACTTGGTGATTCTGAcaagaatgaaggagaagacaACTCCAGCAGGTTGAAGTCTGATATGAGATCCGTGGCTGGGACTAGCTCAGGAAGCTTGAATGATGATCCTGTGATGGAAGCAAGAAGAACTAGTGATTCGTCTAGTGATGCTTTCCAGAAGCTTGAAGCTGAAATCTCTCCTGATGCCTCTCCAATTGAAGAAGAGCAACAAGACCAAGAAGATCATGTTTTTCACCCTCACAGGGACTCAACAGATGATCTTCCTGCGAACAAGACTTCTTCTGCATATGATGGGAGTAAGTCTTCCTCTGACGAAAGAGAAGACCAAGATGAAAACCAACAATGGAATGCTCTTCAGAACATAAGATACCCTCAAAATTTCAAGGAGCAAGGTGGAAGTTCCTCATCCACTTTCTCTGACAAGAGGCCCAGTGGGACTACCACACACAAGGAACGGCATCAGTACAAGTCTCTGCAACTTGAGGGGCCAGGAGGACGTCTTGGAAGACAAGGGAGGAGACATGTCTCAGAACAACTTCGACCAGACGTGCCTTTATATCCGAGAGAACCATACACACGTCTAAGCCCTTCTTCATATCCATCACACGATGTGTTTGATCTCTATTCCCGTGCACACTCGCTTCAAATGCCTCCTCCATACGAGGGTGTTGACCATATGTatcacaacaacaacacaagGGCAAGAGAACGGGGACAAGGGAGTAGGTTCTCAGGAGAGATGACGAACCATCCCGGTTGGTATTCAAGTCAGATGTATAGCTCTTACAGCTCATACTCCGCAAGTCCACAGAGAATAATGGAACAACAGCCTGAGTATTATCCGAGATGGAGCCATGAGATAGTCTCTGATGCTGAGGATCATCAGCGTACTAGACATGAGGCCCGTCTTCGTCGACAACAGCCTGTGGCCAAGCGTCATATCCGTCCAACGGCCGGTGGGGCCCCTTTCGTTAGCTGTTACAGGTGCTCAGCGAACCTACAGCTTCCTGTAGACTTTCTCATCTTCAAGAGGAAGTATCATCTTCTCAGATGCGGGACTTGCAACACTGTTCTCAGATTCTCACTTCAGTCAAGAACTCATTTGGTTCCTGCAGTAACACATGACACAAACGCTAACAGGACTAGCAATCCCG
- the LOC106387241 gene encoding autophagy-related protein 18e: MSSMIFSTVRGIGSFSTVRGIGSFLKSKTCDTPIDEAAKGDTKVLSVSWNQDWSGFIVGTERGFNVYSCNPIKESISRETHKSGFKIVEMLFLSNLFALVGNGYSNSEYPPNKVFIWNDHTNSCFCELGFKSQVVAVKLRRKHIMVVLERSVYVYNFTNLKVQSIIETAVNPRGLCCVSQAEAKAVLACPGLHPGQVQVRDLKRNIVKVIKAHDSDVACMSLTLDGSLLATASTKGTLIRIFNSLDGTLLQEFRRGMERTEIYSVAISSNMKWVAASSEKGTLHVFHLRPDILSSPKDIDHASSLSLMRGILPMYSYGNERSFAQFSLPVSTKFIVGFGPENTVLLVGIDGSFRRCRFDGEGGQMVELEHKHFFSLTQTEDAVVVM; encoded by the exons atgaGTTCGATGATATTCTCCACAGTCCGTGGAATAGGATCGTTCTCCACAGTCCGTGGAATAGGATCGttcttaaaatctaaaacttGCGATACACCAATAGATGAAGCCGCCAAGGGTGACACAAAGGTATTATCAGTGTCCTGGAACCAGGACTGGAGCGGTTTCATTGTCGGAACAGAACGTGGCTTCAATGTATACAGCTGCAACCCAATCAAAGAAAGCATCAGCCGCGAAACACACAAATCCGGCTTTAAAATCGTGGAGATGCTCTTCCTCTCAAACCTCTTCGCTCTTGTCGGCAACGGTTACAGCAACTCGGAGTATCCTCCCAATAAAGTCTTCATCTGGAATGATCACACAAACAGCTGTTTCTGCGAGCTCGGTTTTAAATCACAAGTTGTGGCGGTGAAACTGAGGAGAAAACACATTATGGTTGTCCTTGAAAGAAGTGTCTATGTCTACAATTTCACCAACCTCAAGGTTCAGTCTATTATCGAAACTGCTGTGAATCCAAGAGGGCTCTGTTGCGTCTCTCAAGCTGAGGCGAAAGCTGTCCTGGCTTGCCCCGGATTACACCCGGGGCAAGTTCAGGTCCGTGACTTGAAAAGGAATATAGTTAAAGTCATCAAAGCACATGATTCTGATGTTGCTTGCATGAGTTTGACTCTTGATGGAAGTTTGCTAGCTACTGCTAGCACCAAAGGAACACTGATCAGGATCTTTAACTCCCTTGATGGTACTCTCTTACAAGAG TTTCGGAGAGGGATGGAGAGAACAGAGATCTATAGCGTTGCAATCTCTTCTAATATGAAATGGGTGGCTGCGTCAAGTGAGAAAGGGACTCTCCATGTGTTTCATCTGAGACCTGACATTCTTAGTTCACCAAAAGACATCGATCACGCTTCATCATTGTCGTTAATGAGAG GGATATTGCCAATGTATTCTTATGGCAATGAACGGTCGTTTGCTCAGTTCTCGTTGCCGGTTTCAACCAAGTTCATTGTAGGTTTTGGACCAGAGAACACAGTTCTACTTGTAGGCATCGATGGAAG tttccgaagatgCAGGTTTGATGGAGAAGGAGGGCAGATGGTGGAGTTGGAACACAAACATTTCTTCTCCTTAACACAAACAGAAGACGCAGTGGTTGTAATGTGA